The Marasmius oreades isolate 03SP1 chromosome 2, whole genome shotgun sequence genomic sequence TCTCTGCAAGTGTAATTGATAGTCATATATCGCAGGTCCATTGACTTCTCAATTTTGCAATGGAACAGCTGTCGAAAGATTGGAGTGTCTCCAAGGGATTCCAGCGGACAACCTCATCAAGGCATCGCGTAAACCTCTAGCATTCTGGCCATCCGTGAAAGACGATGTTTTCATCTTCGACTCTCCAACGCATCAGATTAGTGAAGGTGCTGGTAGTATTAACAGTGTCCCATTCTTGATAGGTTTTGTGCCCGATGAAGGTCAATCGTACGTCTACGTTCCGTAGTGAACAGTTTTCTTTATAACTGATTGTGTTAGTTGTCCAGGGCCCTAGGGGCGTTCCCGATTGACCTCAACCCCGATGAAAAGGACTTCCAACTAGCGATCTCAAAAGTCGTTGGACCGGATGTTGCGCAAAAAATGCATGATTCCGGTTTATGGAAGACTAACGACGAATTCACCCCATGTATGTGTTCTTCGTCGTGTGTTTTGACTCTTACTCACGACGACTTTGTCGTAGATAATGCTACTAACAATGCATTCGGCAACTTAATTCTGACCTGCCCTGCTGAGGAGATGATCACTGCAGCAGTGAAATCTGAAGTATTCCCGTCCTTGTAAGTTTGACAGTGGTGCTGTGTCCCTTATCGCCACTGGTTGATTGACTAGgtcttcttttctatgatctAGGTATGTCTATATCATGAGGCGTGGTTATGGGCTGCCGTTCTTGAATCCGTTCAATTTATGCACCTTCCCCGTTGGAAAGCCCCAACCATACTACGTCTGCCATTCCGCCGACCTGTATCCAGTCTTCGGCACCTATCATATTTATTCACATCCAGTACGAGTTAAGGAGGATATTCATTATACCGCGCTGGTACAAGACATGTGGGGTGCTTTCGCTAGATCTGGGAACCCGAATCCAGATAAAGAGTATCTTAGGGCTCGAGGTCCCGCATATGAGAGTACTTTGAAGGCTCTTGAAGGTGGATGGACATGGCCTCAATTCACTGGCGACGGTAATCAGGAGTTGGTCGCGTCGCTCGACTATCCTGGTCTGACTATTGATGATGGGATGCCGGATGGGAAGAACGGACGGTGCGCATTTTTATTGCAAGATGGCATGAGATTGTTCTAGTGGCTCAGGCAGGCGTGTCCGGGAAGGTCATGAATTATATAGGTTTTGGATGTATTCCTACTCTTAGATATACTAACACAAGCAGAGATTCTGCACAGTCAAATGCCGTGAGCAGTACAATGTAACGAGTGTGGCGGATAACTTGCGTTGAGAGTCTACTTCGGCTCTGGCCGAGGTTCTGGGGAATAAGGCATGAGAGATTGTTCTGAGCCGGAATTGAAACGACGTACGACTCCACTGTACGCTCAAAATTAAGTTGTCATAACCTTTTCCATTGACTTTCTCCATCGCCTTCTGAGCCACCGATCGTTCTTCGAAACTGACGAAGGCAAAGCCTTTACCAGCACCGGTATCTCTATCTCGTCCAACGTAAACCCTTGCCACACGACCAAACATGCCAAAGAGTTCCCTCAGGTCGCTTTCCTGCGTGTCTTCTGAGATATTGGTAACGCGGAGAGTAGGGAGGTCGTCTCTGTTTCCTGTACGCATAGACTCTCCCTGGCGTGGCCCACCACGCATGGATGGAGGAACATATTTTCCGGTTGACGTTGACGGAGCGGGAGCAGCGTCAGTTTCAGGCGGCGGCATTGTGTCCTCGTCGCGAGCGAGTTCTACCCATAACGATGGGGATCAGAACAGGGCATCGATTGAACTTGATTTGACGTACCATCCCCAGTAGTGAGCCTTCCTTTGTAGGGACATTTCGCAGTAAAATGTTCTCCTTGACATAACCGACAGACCACCTTTCCAGTCGTTGTCTTGACAGGCTTCTTCTCTACTTGCTCTTGTTCATGAACCTGATTGACAGAAGATTCAGAAACGGATCCCCAAAATTACAAACTACTCTCACGTTGTTTCCTGCGGTAAGCACGAGGGTCACATTTTCTCCGACAGTCGTTGTAGCTGTATCAGGACCGCGGGGTTTCCCTTTCTCAGCACCGAACTTTGCCCATTTTGCCCTCTCTGCGACTTGATGGTCGACGACGGACTTTTGCAAAGTTCTTTTGAATTTACGGGTGATCTGCATTGTACATGGTAATCAGAGGAGTCCTAATCTGCAGAGTTAGGACGGGACGTACTTTAACCTTTTTGCCAGCGTCATTCACGGTGAACTCAACGACAGTCCGAATGCCATTCTCATCGACCGATTCGGTTTTTTGTTGATCTAGGCCGTATCCTTGAGTGCCGAATTTGCAAGATTTTCTTCACAGGGCTCACCGAGCTCGTCAACGTCGTCTGCCCAAGAAGTTTTTATTCTGATGAGTTATTAGAGCCTTTATTCGTGAATGTGCAGTTTATTGGACTTACGCTGCCATCGTAGTTACTAGTGGAGGAAAAAAGTAGTGTGATGTCACGGCAGTAACTGGCAGTGACTTTTCGTTAGCCAACTCGCCGTCATTATATCTTATGAACCGACTTCTCGACCATCAAAATCCCTCGTTCTCAGGACTAGGGAAAGGACAATAGCAACGCAAAATCCAGTGGTGATTGGGAGAGAAAACGTTAAGTAAGACAAGTAACACAGAACGAAACGGAAAACTATGGTATCAGAGTGACGACACTAATATGCATGGAACAGGAGCATAATATTGGAACTAAAGTTGGACTCGTTCAGTATGTAGGTCTCGAACTGCCCTCATACTCCTACCGTTACACGGTGAACAAATTCATACCTTTGAACACGAGGACGGAAGCTCAAGACCTTTCCTTATCATCCACCTATTCATGGGGCCTGACTCAAGATTCTTCCATAAGCTCGACAATTTCGCCAATCGGGACTACGAGAGCGATGACTCAAATTACCGCAATCTTCATGAAGTAGCTTGGAAAAAATAAGGACCGTAACGCCATTTTCGAGGATGTCGTTGGCTCTGAACCTTATAAATCCCTCAAACTTCTCCTTCCACACACTGTTGGACATGAAGATCACCTGTTGGTCACTTCTGAATATAAAGCCGCTCTATCCGATGCAAAACGCTGGTTCGACGGACGGAAGGACCTCAAAACAAAGTTTACTCGGGAGGAGTCTTGTTGGCCTCTACCggaggacgaagatgaaggtgaagacCAGCAAATAAATACC encodes the following:
- a CDS encoding uncharacterized protein (BUSCO:EOG0926489S) codes for the protein MAAIKTSWADDVDELDQQKTESVDENGIRTVVEFTVNDAGKKVKITRKFKRTLQKSVVDHQVAERAKWAKFGAEKGKPRGPDTATTTVGENVTLVLTAGNNVHEQEQVEKKPVKTTTGKVVCRLCQGEHFTAKCPYKGRLTTGDELARDEDTMPPPETDAAPAPSTSTGKYVPPSMRGGPRQGESMRTGNRDDLPTLRVTNISEDTQESDLRELFGMFGRVARVYVGRDRDTGAGKGFAFVSFEERSVAQKAMEKVNGKGYDNLILSVQWSQPRPEPK